A region from the Lolium perenne isolate Kyuss_39 chromosome 4, Kyuss_2.0, whole genome shotgun sequence genome encodes:
- the LOC127295416 gene encoding uncharacterized protein, translating into MQRNEALMIAYIDVFEIIKNGNPSTEYYSKLVKAGIHGKDKICLPGPAGNHGDAWETLNAGEYCSSTREEKGESDVRASHSISSDAVFATFATSTSGLPRVLDHFISVWTRDPMQRE; encoded by the exons ATGCAAAG AAATGAAGCTCTCATGATTGCTTATATTGATGTTTTCGAGATTATTAAAAATGGAAATCCTAGCACTGAGTATTACTCGAAGCTTGTTAAAGCTGGCATCCATGGAAAGGACAAG ATCTGCCTGCCAGGGCCGGCCGGCAACCACGGCGACGCATGGGAGACTCTCAACGCGGGCGAGTACTGTAGCAGCACGAGAGAGGAAAAGGGGGAAAGTGATGTGCGTGCATCCCATTCTATTTCTTCTGATGCGGTTTTCGCAACCTTTGCTACCAGCACATCTGGTTTGCCACGGGTGCTTGACCACTTCATCTCCGTCTGGACACGAGATCCTATGCAGAGGGAGTAG